A genome region from Thalassotalea euphylliae includes the following:
- the rplM gene encoding 50S ribosomal protein L13: MKTFVAKPESIERDWFVVDAENKTLGRIATEIARRLRGKHKPEYTPHADTGDYIVVVNAEKVRVTGNKAKGKIYYSHTEFPGGLKQISFEKLIDKAPERAIEFAVKGMLPKGPLGRQMYRKLKVYAGPEHKHAAQQPQVLEL, encoded by the coding sequence ATGAAAACTTTTGTAGCAAAACCAGAAAGCATTGAGCGCGACTGGTTTGTAGTGGACGCTGAGAACAAAACTCTTGGTCGTATCGCTACTGAAATTGCGCGTCGTTTACGCGGTAAGCATAAGCCAGAGTACACTCCTCACGCAGATACAGGCGATTACATCGTTGTTGTTAACGCTGAGAAAGTACGTGTAACAGGTAACAAAGCGAAAGGTAAAATTTACTACTCGCACACTGAGTTCCCTGGTGGTTTGAAGCAAATTAGCTTCGAAAAGCTTATCGACAAAGCGCCTGAGCGTGCTATCGAATTCGCAGTTAAAGGTATGCTTCCTAAAGGTCCTTTAGGTCGTCAAATGTACCGTAAGTTAAAAGTGTATGCTGGTCCTGAGCACAAGCATGCTGCACAACAACCACAAGTTTTGGAGCTGTAA
- the rpsI gene encoding 30S ribosomal protein S9 — protein MADNQYYGTGRRKSSTARVFMKAGNGTITINKRDISEYFARETARMVVRQPLELVELLEKFDLNITVTGGGSTGQAGAIRHGITRALMQYDEALRGDLRKAGFVTRDARKVERKKVGLHKARKRPQFSKR, from the coding sequence ATGGCTGATAATCAATATTACGGTACTGGTCGTCGCAAGAGCTCTACTGCTCGTGTGTTCATGAAAGCAGGTAACGGTACCATTACCATTAACAAACGCGATATTTCTGAATACTTCGCTCGTGAAACTGCTCGTATGGTTGTTCGTCAACCTCTTGAGTTAGTTGAGTTATTAGAGAAGTTCGACTTAAACATCACTGTTACTGGTGGTGGCAGCACAGGCCAAGCTGGTGCTATCCGTCACGGTATCACTCGTGCACTTATGCAGTACGACGAAGCACTACGTGGTGACCTACGTAAAGCTGGTTTCGTTACTCGTGACGCGCGTAAAGTTGAGCGTAAGAAGGTTGGTTTACATAAAGCACGTAAACGTCCTCAATTCTCAAAACGTTAA
- the petA gene encoding ubiquinol-cytochrome c reductase iron-sulfur subunit, translating to MSNAPVNNGRRRFLTAATSVVGGVGVVGVAVPFIGSWNPSARAKAAGAPVEVNVSKIEPGQLVRAEWRGKPVYVIRRTDEIISALPKHDGQLRDPNSEEPQQPEYVKNAHRSIKPEIMVALGVCTHLGCAPTHHKGDFEQHVAGVKDGFFCPCHGSKFDMAGRVFQGVPAPLNLSVPDHSFPNEDTLLIGVAPGDA from the coding sequence ATGAGCAATGCGCCCGTGAATAACGGCCGACGACGCTTTTTAACTGCTGCAACTTCGGTTGTTGGTGGTGTAGGTGTTGTTGGTGTGGCTGTGCCTTTCATTGGTTCTTGGAACCCTAGTGCCAGAGCGAAAGCTGCTGGTGCTCCGGTTGAAGTCAATGTGAGTAAAATCGAGCCTGGTCAACTAGTTCGTGCTGAATGGCGTGGTAAACCTGTATATGTAATTCGTCGTACTGACGAAATTATTTCGGCATTACCAAAGCATGATGGTCAACTTCGTGATCCGAACTCAGAAGAACCACAACAGCCAGAGTATGTGAAAAACGCACATCGCTCAATTAAGCCTGAGATCATGGTTGCACTCGGTGTTTGTACTCACTTAGGTTGTGCACCTACTCATCACAAAGGTGATTTCGAACAACACGTAGCTGGTGTTAAAGATGGTTTCTTCTGTCCATGTCACGGTTCTAAGTTCGATATGGCTGGTCGAGTTTTCCAAGGTGTTCCTGCACCACTTAATTTATCAGTTCCAGACCATTCTTTCCCTAACGAAGACACCTTACTAATTGGTGTTGCCCCAGGAGATGCATAA
- a CDS encoding cytochrome b, producing the protein MNNFLAWIEQRLPVMEAMNKHVVQYPAPKNFNFWYFFGSLAMLVLVNQILTGIWLTMNYEPSGDGAFASIEYIMRDVDYGWLLRYMHSTGASAFFVVVYLHMFRGLMYGSYQKPRELLWIFGMLIFLVLMAEAFMGYLLPWGNMSYWGAQVIISLFGAIPVVGEDLATWIKGDYVISGATLNRFFALHVIALPLVLVVLVFLHILALHEVGSNNPDGTNIKKPKGSMKPEELSKFKFHKQYADKYDIVDAIPFHPYYTVKDIMGVAGFLIFFCWVMFFFPEGGGYFLEAPNFTPANGLKTPEHIAPVWYFGPFYTILRVVPDKLMGTLLMFAAIGVLFALPWCDRGTVKSIRYRSKWHLLNLTQFAICFVILGILGTLPASDTANLVGSIATIGYFGFFLAIWLYSKNENTKPVPERVTK; encoded by the coding sequence ATGAATAATTTTCTGGCTTGGATAGAACAGCGTCTTCCAGTAATGGAAGCGATGAATAAACACGTTGTGCAGTACCCTGCACCGAAAAACTTTAACTTTTGGTACTTCTTTGGCTCACTAGCCATGTTAGTATTGGTTAACCAAATCCTAACGGGTATCTGGTTAACTATGAACTACGAGCCATCAGGTGACGGCGCGTTTGCTTCTATTGAATACATCATGCGTGATGTTGATTACGGTTGGTTGCTACGCTACATGCACTCAACAGGTGCGTCAGCATTCTTCGTTGTGGTTTACTTACATATGTTCCGTGGCTTAATGTACGGTTCATACCAAAAACCGCGCGAGCTACTGTGGATCTTTGGTATGCTAATCTTCTTAGTATTAATGGCTGAAGCATTCATGGGTTACTTATTGCCTTGGGGTAACATGAGTTACTGGGGGGCACAGGTAATTATCTCCTTATTCGGTGCAATACCTGTTGTGGGTGAAGACTTAGCAACGTGGATCAAAGGTGACTACGTTATCTCTGGTGCAACGCTTAACCGTTTCTTCGCGCTACACGTAATTGCATTGCCATTAGTACTTGTCGTACTTGTATTCTTGCACATTTTAGCACTACATGAAGTAGGTTCTAACAACCCTGATGGTACGAACATTAAGAAGCCCAAAGGCAGCATGAAGCCTGAAGAGCTTTCTAAGTTCAAGTTCCACAAACAGTACGCTGATAAGTACGACATTGTTGATGCGATTCCATTCCACCCTTACTACACAGTAAAAGATATTATGGGTGTTGCTGGTTTCCTTATTTTCTTCTGTTGGGTAATGTTCTTCTTCCCAGAAGGCGGCGGTTACTTCTTAGAAGCGCCTAACTTCACGCCTGCAAATGGCCTTAAAACACCTGAGCACATTGCGCCAGTATGGTACTTCGGTCCGTTCTATACGATTTTACGTGTTGTTCCTGACAAGTTAATGGGTACTTTATTAATGTTCGCAGCAATCGGTGTACTATTTGCGTTACCTTGGTGTGACCGTGGTACGGTGAAGTCAATTCGTTACCGTAGCAAGTGGCATTTATTGAACTTAACGCAGTTTGCTATCTGTTTCGTTATCCTAGGTATTCTAGGTACATTACCAGCATCAGACACTGCTAACTTAGTAGGTTCAATTGCAACTATTGGTTACTTCGGTTTCTTCTTAGCCATTTGGTTGTACTCGAAGAATGAAAACACTAAGCCAGTACCAGAAAGGGTGACCAAATAA
- a CDS encoding cytochrome c1 — protein MMRKLFITLLAVLPVFAFAAGPSIPLDVANNDLSDKESLKRGFKSYINYCLGCHQLQYQRYNRTFADLGISDEEGKAEWMFTGEKVGDHITNTMPAKEAAAWFGAAPPDLTLEARFRSPDWIYTYLRSFYVDESRPFGVNNKVFKDVGMPHVLQNLQGIRTMDEHGVLSAPVGGTMTEAEYDEFARDLTNFLEYVGEPNKLERKTLGKWVIGFLFILFVLSYFLKKEYWRDVH, from the coding sequence ATAATGAGAAAGCTTTTTATTACTTTATTGGCTGTATTGCCGGTATTCGCATTCGCAGCTGGTCCAAGCATTCCATTGGATGTGGCGAATAACGACTTATCAGATAAAGAATCGCTAAAGCGTGGTTTTAAGTCATACATCAACTACTGTCTTGGTTGTCACCAGCTTCAGTACCAACGTTACAACCGCACGTTTGCTGATTTAGGTATTAGTGACGAAGAAGGTAAAGCTGAGTGGATGTTCACTGGTGAGAAAGTTGGTGATCACATCACTAATACTATGCCAGCGAAAGAAGCTGCTGCATGGTTTGGTGCTGCGCCACCAGATTTAACTCTTGAAGCTCGTTTCCGTAGCCCAGACTGGATCTACACTTACTTACGTTCTTTCTACGTTGATGAGTCTCGTCCATTTGGCGTAAACAACAAAGTATTTAAAGACGTTGGTATGCCACACGTATTGCAGAACCTGCAAGGTATTCGCACTATGGATGAGCACGGTGTGTTATCTGCACCAGTTGGCGGCACCATGACCGAAGCTGAATACGACGAGTTTGCTCGTGACTTAACTAACTTCCTTGAGTACGTTGGTGAGCCGAACAAACTAGAGCGAAAGACGTTAGGTAAGTGGGTTATTGGCTTCCTATTCATTCTATTTGTGCTTTCTTACTTCTTGAAGAAAGAATACTGGCGTGACGTTCACTAA
- the sspA gene encoding stringent starvation protein SspA — translation MAVAANKRSVMTLYSHADDMYSHQTRIVLAEKGVGVDIHLVDLANLPEDLIDLNPYGTVPTLVDRELALYEAKIIIEYLDERFPHPPLMPVYPVSRGRSRLMMHRIEQDWYSLAETIMKGDATAAEKARQELKESLLSVAPILNEAPYFMSEEFSLVDCYLAPLLWRLPVLGIELAGQGSQELKNYMLKLFERESFQASLTEVERELRFGNPA, via the coding sequence ATGGCTGTTGCTGCAAACAAACGCTCGGTTATGACCTTATACTCACACGCGGATGACATGTATAGTCACCAAACACGCATTGTATTGGCTGAGAAAGGTGTCGGTGTTGACATTCACTTAGTTGACCTAGCTAACTTGCCAGAAGACCTAATTGATTTGAACCCTTACGGTACAGTACCAACTTTAGTTGATCGCGAATTAGCGTTATACGAAGCGAAGATCATTATTGAGTATTTAGATGAGCGTTTCCCGCATCCGCCGCTAATGCCTGTTTACCCAGTATCTCGTGGCCGTAGCCGTCTAATGATGCACCGCATTGAGCAAGACTGGTATAGCCTAGCAGAAACCATCATGAAAGGTGATGCTACCGCTGCTGAAAAAGCACGCCAAGAACTTAAGGAAAGCCTACTAAGCGTAGCGCCTATCCTTAACGAAGCACCTTACTTTATGAGCGAAGAGTTCAGCTTAGTAGATTGTTACTTAGCACCGCTATTATGGCGTTTACCTGTATTAGGCATTGAGCTTGCTGGTCAAGGCTCACAAGAATTGAAAAACTACATGTTGAAGTTATTCGAGCGTGAATCATTCCAAGCGTCGCTAACTGAAGTAGAGCGTGAATTACGTTTCGGTAACCCAGCGTAA
- a CDS encoding ClpXP protease specificity-enhancing factor has translation MSTPIEMTSNKPYIVGAFYDWISDNDLTPYIVVDVSVYGVMVPMSFVNDGQIVLNISSSAVGSIVMGEAAIEFSARFGGKLEHLVVPYGAIGAIYAKENGAGTSLPIEHPEVVEEDDVPAKPALAGVESKPVASTGEGKEATGTKATADKTSEDKPAKGRPSLKVVK, from the coding sequence ATGTCTACACCAATAGAAATGACGTCGAATAAGCCTTATATCGTTGGGGCTTTTTACGACTGGATATCTGATAACGACCTAACACCTTACATTGTGGTTGATGTGAGTGTTTATGGTGTTATGGTGCCAATGTCGTTCGTTAATGATGGTCAAATCGTTTTAAATATCTCTTCTTCTGCCGTTGGCAGCATTGTGATGGGTGAAGCGGCCATAGAGTTTTCAGCACGTTTTGGTGGCAAGCTAGAACACTTGGTTGTGCCATACGGCGCCATTGGTGCTATTTACGCCAAAGAAAATGGTGCGGGTACCTCATTGCCAATTGAACATCCAGAGGTTGTTGAAGAAGATGATGTTCCTGCAAAACCTGCCTTGGCTGGCGTTGAATCAAAACCAGTAGCTAGCACAGGTGAAGGCAAGGAAGCGACAGGCACGAAAGCTACTGCAGACAAAACAAGTGAAGATAAACCTGCAAAAGGCCGACCTAGCCTAAAAGTTGTTAAGTAA
- a CDS encoding CaiB/BaiF CoA transferase family protein has product MAGPLAGIKVLDLSRILAGPWSTQVLADYGAEVWKIERPITGDDTRSWGPPFITDENTQNPKDSAYYLTANRGKKSFTIDFTTETGQRQVRELAMQADVIVENYKVGGLAKYQLDYTSIKSINPKMIYCSITGFGQDGPYAQQAGYDAMIQAMGGLMSITGEQADLPGAGPQRVGVAVADLMTGMYAVSAILAALYHREQTGEGQQLDIALLDTMVAMLANQGSNYLVSGEAPKPMGTAHPNIVPYQAFTVKDGHIFLAVGNDQQFKKCCDVLGCPELTTDTRFAENAQRVNNRNELITLIGEQLQTRCLDEWLADFNRVQVPCSPINTLDRVFSNPQVQHRQMQFELPHASAGKVPMVANPVKFSATPNDYQQAPPLLGEHNDELESLINRKCRQ; this is encoded by the coding sequence ATGGCTGGTCCACTAGCAGGTATTAAGGTGCTTGATTTAAGTCGTATTCTTGCAGGTCCGTGGTCTACTCAGGTGCTCGCTGACTACGGTGCTGAAGTCTGGAAAATTGAGCGCCCTATCACGGGTGATGATACACGAAGTTGGGGGCCTCCATTTATTACAGACGAAAATACCCAAAATCCAAAAGATTCAGCCTATTACCTTACTGCCAATCGCGGTAAAAAGTCTTTTACGATTGATTTCACGACTGAAACTGGCCAGCGACAAGTGCGAGAGCTGGCGATGCAAGCTGATGTTATTGTCGAAAACTACAAAGTAGGTGGCCTTGCTAAGTACCAGCTGGATTACACTTCGATAAAAAGCATTAACCCCAAGATGATTTATTGCTCGATCACTGGCTTTGGTCAAGATGGCCCATATGCTCAGCAAGCGGGCTACGATGCCATGATCCAAGCTATGGGTGGTTTAATGAGTATTACTGGCGAGCAAGCTGACTTACCGGGTGCAGGCCCACAAAGAGTCGGTGTAGCGGTCGCCGATTTAATGACGGGGATGTATGCCGTAAGCGCTATTTTGGCGGCGTTGTACCACCGAGAGCAAACGGGTGAGGGACAACAACTCGATATTGCTTTGCTCGATACCATGGTAGCTATGCTTGCCAATCAAGGAAGTAATTACTTAGTGTCGGGGGAAGCGCCTAAACCGATGGGGACTGCACACCCTAACATTGTTCCTTATCAAGCATTTACGGTGAAAGATGGTCATATTTTCCTTGCGGTAGGTAATGACCAGCAGTTTAAAAAGTGTTGTGATGTACTTGGCTGCCCTGAACTTACGACAGACACGCGGTTTGCCGAAAATGCTCAACGCGTGAACAATAGAAACGAGTTGATTACTTTGATTGGCGAACAGCTACAAACTCGCTGTTTAGATGAGTGGCTAGCTGACTTTAATAGGGTGCAAGTGCCTTGTAGCCCAATTAACACACTGGATAGGGTTTTTTCTAACCCCCAAGTGCAACATCGTCAGATGCAATTTGAGCTACCACACGCAAGCGCAGGTAAGGTGCCTATGGTTGCAAACCCAGTCAAGTTTTCGGCCACACCCAATGATTACCAACAGGCGCCGCCACTGTTGGGTGAACACAATGATGAGCTTGAAAGTTTAATAAATCGGAAATGCCGCCAATAG
- a CDS encoding HDOD domain-containing protein — MSKSPAQFAQAAQELCVLPDIYLKLTEMLANDECKLDDIADVISLEPAIAASLLKIANSAMFSFPKQIDSINKALILLGLSQVKKLVDAYGVTAAFSSINPEITDMERFWEISVECALICQFLAQRKNISNADNIFLSGLFHNLGLLAIVHNAPDAVQFCERYTSNETPWHRQQETFGFTFADCSAELLEQWQLPLTIVTPIKEFNHAFQEELDAPSNLLYVASRLAVYNSHPGLYSKKTIVGQHILDSLGLTEEDIDAAIEHCNEQALELLAAFPIY, encoded by the coding sequence ATGTCTAAATCGCCCGCGCAATTTGCTCAAGCAGCACAAGAGCTCTGTGTGTTGCCAGATATCTACCTCAAGCTAACGGAAATGCTGGCTAATGATGAATGTAAACTCGATGATATCGCTGATGTCATTAGCCTTGAGCCAGCAATTGCGGCGAGCTTGCTAAAAATAGCTAACAGTGCGATGTTCAGCTTCCCTAAGCAAATTGACTCTATCAACAAGGCGTTGATTTTATTAGGGCTTAGCCAAGTGAAAAAGCTGGTCGATGCGTACGGTGTTACCGCTGCATTTTCGAGCATAAACCCTGAAATAACCGATATGGAGAGATTTTGGGAAATTAGTGTTGAATGTGCGCTTATTTGCCAGTTCCTTGCCCAGCGAAAAAATATTTCCAACGCTGATAACATATTCTTATCTGGGTTATTTCACAATTTGGGGCTACTGGCGATTGTACATAACGCGCCAGATGCCGTGCAGTTCTGCGAACGATATACCTCAAACGAAACACCCTGGCATCGCCAGCAAGAAACCTTCGGTTTTACCTTTGCTGACTGCAGCGCGGAATTATTAGAGCAATGGCAATTGCCGTTAACTATTGTCACACCAATTAAAGAGTTTAACCACGCGTTTCAAGAGGAGCTCGATGCGCCAAGTAATTTACTTTATGTCGCCTCTCGCTTAGCAGTCTATAACTCTCACCCTGGTTTGTACTCAAAAAAAACTATTGTTGGTCAACACATACTCGACAGCCTTGGTTTAACAGAAGAAGACATTGACGCGGCAATAGAGCATTGTAATGAGCAAGCGCTAGAGCTATTGGCGGCATTTCCGATTTATTAA
- a CDS encoding YcxB family protein: MAEPFHYATTFTLDKTYLTECFDQTLVKKSLWQAYQKAIAFCVIGLVLFSVPDVSAYWPSFLIALAVIEALSVRFGRAWWVTRQLLGKSGNNQVNLEVNAEGIALTSPFIEQIYHWQSIKQLEHTEHGLIIHLEQQRQYLSKSVLSAEAIAFIEEQTFTQEHSKAAS, encoded by the coding sequence ATGGCTGAACCTTTTCATTACGCAACCACGTTTACGCTGGATAAAACTTACCTCACTGAGTGCTTTGACCAAACTCTAGTTAAAAAGTCGTTATGGCAGGCTTATCAAAAGGCTATCGCTTTTTGTGTTATTGGTTTGGTATTGTTTTCAGTGCCTGATGTCAGTGCTTATTGGCCTAGCTTTTTAATTGCCTTAGCGGTGATTGAAGCACTGAGTGTTCGATTTGGCAGGGCGTGGTGGGTTACTCGTCAACTATTGGGTAAAAGTGGCAATAATCAGGTTAACCTAGAGGTCAATGCCGAAGGTATTGCGTTAACGTCGCCATTTATTGAACAAATTTATCACTGGCAGAGTATTAAACAGTTAGAGCATACCGAACATGGCCTTATCATTCACCTTGAGCAACAGCGTCAATACTTATCCAAAAGTGTGCTGTCGGCTGAGGCCATCGCTTTTATAGAAGAACAAACATTTACACAAGAACACAGCAAAGCTGCAAGCTAA
- a CDS encoding sulfite exporter TauE/SafE family protein produces the protein MTTQTRSPLFSAKFLLPFSLLWVVLVGLSGFPVSQLSEYISYSLLGVLGAIFASSTGAGGGVIFIPMFNHLSFSEIQSIATSFAIQCFGMTAGALTWYHHYHKEKRDLVLWQGFKRIIAVTSIAAIAGIWSIYGANVNSPASLHQSFGWFSLALGLFIVTTVYLLKPKRESSKLQYFDYLAIIAIGYFGGAITAWLSVGVGEVLAIYLILRRFDVTMAVAAAVVVSAFTVWSAIWQHTLISFNVYWQVVIFAGPGAVIGGILAKSLVTYLSARKLKLFFAFWLIAIGLTETL, from the coding sequence ATGACAACTCAGACGCGTTCACCACTTTTCTCTGCGAAATTTTTACTACCTTTCTCATTACTTTGGGTGGTACTCGTTGGCTTGTCTGGATTTCCTGTCAGCCAACTAAGCGAATACATCAGCTATAGCTTATTGGGCGTGTTAGGGGCAATTTTTGCGAGCTCGACAGGAGCAGGTGGCGGGGTAATATTTATCCCAATGTTTAACCACTTGTCGTTCTCTGAGATTCAATCAATCGCTACCAGTTTTGCGATTCAGTGCTTTGGTATGACCGCTGGCGCGCTCACTTGGTATCACCATTACCATAAAGAAAAGCGTGATTTGGTATTGTGGCAGGGCTTTAAACGCATTATTGCGGTGACCAGTATTGCGGCAATTGCGGGGATTTGGTCAATTTATGGCGCCAATGTCAACTCTCCAGCAAGCCTGCATCAAAGCTTTGGCTGGTTCTCGTTAGCGCTTGGCTTATTTATTGTGACAACCGTTTATCTGCTCAAGCCAAAACGCGAATCGAGCAAACTGCAATATTTTGATTACCTAGCTATTATCGCCATAGGCTACTTTGGTGGCGCAATTACCGCTTGGCTATCCGTTGGGGTAGGTGAGGTGTTAGCGATTTATCTGATTCTTAGGCGTTTTGATGTCACTATGGCCGTTGCTGCCGCTGTTGTAGTTTCAGCGTTTACCGTTTGGTCTGCAATTTGGCAACACACCTTAATAAGCTTCAATGTCTATTGGCAAGTGGTTATTTTCGCTGGCCCTGGCGCTGTGATCGGCGGTATCTTAGCAAAATCTCTGGTGACTTATTTGTCGGCGCGTAAGCTCAAATTATTTTTCGCATTTTGGTTAATTGCGATAGGGCTAACAGAGACCTTGTAG
- a CDS encoding Fe(3+) ABC transporter substrate-binding protein yields the protein MIKKIIGLTAFAATLVAPVFSASADEVNVYSYRQPFLVEPLFNEFTKQSGIKVNVVFAKKGMAERLAREGEHSPADVLLTTDISRLIELQEKGLLQAVNSDVLEAAIPSQYQADDNSWFGLTTRVRNIYTAKRLGDMAISYEDLADEKYRGKICTRSGKHPYNVALVSSMIAEHGEAKTLEWLEGVKKNLARKPQGNDRGQVQAIHQGLCDVSLGNSYYFGKMLNDDKQKVWADAVNINFPNQVNRGAHVNISGVGVAKYAPHKEAAKALLEFLASDKAQQMYAETNMEYPVRAGVKKSALVASWGDFKADDLPLETIASHRKAALKLLDQAKFDL from the coding sequence ATGATCAAAAAAATTATCGGTTTAACGGCGTTCGCCGCAACACTTGTCGCTCCTGTATTTAGCGCATCGGCAGACGAAGTTAACGTATATTCATACCGTCAGCCATTCTTAGTCGAGCCTTTGTTTAACGAGTTTACCAAGCAGTCGGGCATTAAAGTGAATGTTGTATTCGCAAAAAAAGGTATGGCAGAGCGTTTAGCTCGTGAAGGCGAGCACAGCCCAGCAGACGTGCTGCTTACTACCGATATTAGTCGTTTAATTGAGTTGCAAGAAAAAGGTTTATTGCAAGCTGTTAACTCTGACGTATTAGAAGCGGCAATTCCAAGCCAATATCAAGCAGATGATAATTCTTGGTTTGGTTTGACCACGCGTGTTCGCAATATCTATACGGCTAAACGTTTAGGTGATATGGCGATTAGCTACGAAGACCTAGCCGATGAAAAATACCGCGGTAAAATTTGTACGCGCAGCGGTAAGCACCCATACAATGTCGCGCTGGTTTCTTCAATGATTGCTGAACACGGTGAAGCGAAAACGTTAGAATGGCTAGAAGGTGTAAAGAAAAACTTAGCGCGTAAGCCACAAGGTAATGATCGCGGTCAAGTGCAAGCCATTCACCAAGGTTTATGTGATGTGTCGTTAGGTAACAGCTACTACTTTGGCAAGATGCTAAATGACGACAAGCAAAAAGTATGGGCAGATGCTGTAAACATTAACTTCCCTAACCAGGTAAATCGCGGTGCTCACGTAAATATTTCAGGTGTTGGCGTTGCGAAATACGCGCCACACAAAGAGGCTGCAAAAGCTTTACTTGAATTTTTAGCGTCGGACAAAGCACAGCAAATGTACGCGGAAACTAATATGGAGTATCCGGTACGTGCGGGTGTGAAAAAATCTGCGTTAGTTGCTTCATGGGGCGACTTCAAAGCTGATGACTTGCCGCTAGAAACGATCGCCAGCCACCGTAAAGCTGCATTAAAATTACTTGATCAAGCAAAATTTGATTTGTGA
- a CDS encoding ABC transporter permease produces MIFGQRNTSWLTLSWLIALALLAPVLVMLFTSIGNFGELFSHLWQTVLPTYISNTLLLTFYVSLLVLLFGVPSAFLISQTQLVSAMWLRWALLLPLAMPAYLVAYLYTDLFDYAGPVQRLLRASFGWQSPTEYWFFDLRTLEGAAVVLALVLYPYVYMLTRTALEQQDTSLLRAGRTLGLSARQAMLKIALPLARPAIMVAVTLVMMETIADFATVQYFAVNTLTTAIYDTWLGYGDMAAANALASVLLLFVLFTVVAEQKSRAGQRHQSNRPNFSDDKLALSFGQQVMGLVFCWLLVILGFALPFGLLIAMAIDYAQLEQLGQLAEIGWETLKISAYAATAAVALSLLLALFHRFYPKSVNHLPLQISGFGYAVPGTVLAMALMATFGPIDHWLNDTAAWLDWSKPGLILSGTTFAIIFAFVVRFAAIANGTISAGIGKIPHSIDKAPASLGVGLLATIRTVHLPILKSSVFVAWLLVFVEAMKELPAVLLLRPFNFETLSTFIYQLISDERLEQGAIGAIFIVLFGLIPIIWLNKNKH; encoded by the coding sequence GTGATATTTGGTCAACGTAACACTTCTTGGCTAACGCTTAGTTGGCTAATTGCACTGGCGCTATTAGCGCCAGTGCTCGTTATGCTGTTTACCAGCATAGGGAATTTTGGTGAGCTTTTTTCTCACCTTTGGCAAACCGTATTACCCACCTATATCAGCAATACCTTATTACTGACGTTTTACGTATCGCTGTTGGTATTGCTATTTGGTGTGCCAAGTGCCTTCCTCATTAGCCAAACACAATTAGTAAGTGCAATGTGGCTGCGTTGGGCCCTGTTACTGCCACTTGCTATGCCTGCCTATTTGGTTGCCTATCTTTATACTGACTTATTTGACTACGCGGGCCCTGTACAGCGCCTGTTAAGAGCAAGTTTTGGCTGGCAATCGCCAACAGAATATTGGTTTTTCGATTTACGCACGCTTGAAGGTGCTGCGGTTGTCTTAGCGCTGGTATTGTATCCGTACGTTTATATGCTGACTCGTACTGCGCTGGAACAACAAGATACTAGCTTACTCAGAGCAGGGCGTACGTTAGGGTTATCAGCACGTCAGGCAATGTTAAAAATTGCCCTACCTTTGGCTCGACCTGCAATCATGGTCGCTGTCACCTTAGTGATGATGGAAACCATCGCTGATTTTGCTACGGTGCAGTATTTTGCGGTTAATACCTTAACCACCGCTATTTATGACACTTGGCTTGGCTACGGTGATATGGCCGCGGCTAATGCTCTGGCGAGTGTTTTACTACTTTTTGTGTTATTTACTGTGGTTGCCGAGCAAAAAAGCCGAGCAGGGCAAAGGCATCAATCGAATCGCCCGAACTTTTCCGACGATAAATTGGCTCTATCGTTTGGGCAGCAGGTGATGGGGCTTGTCTTTTGTTGGTTGTTAGTCATATTAGGTTTTGCATTGCCTTTTGGTTTGCTGATCGCCATGGCAATTGATTACGCTCAGCTAGAGCAACTAGGTCAGCTTGCAGAAATTGGCTGGGAAACGTTGAAAATCTCAGCTTATGCGGCAACCGCTGCCGTTGCTTTATCTTTGCTGTTGGCGTTGTTTCATCGCTTTTACCCAAAATCGGTAAATCATTTGCCACTACAAATTTCTGGATTTGGCTATGCTGTGCCCGGTACTGTGCTTGCGATGGCGCTAATGGCGACATTTGGCCCGATAGATCATTGGCTCAATGATACTGCTGCATGGTTAGATTGGTCGAAGCCTGGTTTGATTTTATCCGGCACAACCTTTGCGATTATTTTTGCCTTTGTTGTCCGTTTTGCTGCTATTGCCAACGGCACAATAAGCGCTGGTATTGGCAAAATTCCACATTCAATTGATAAGGCACCGGCAAGTTTGGGTGTAGGTTTATTGGCGACGATCCGAACAGTGCACCTACCAATTTTAAAAAGTTCAGTATTTGTTGCCTGGCTATTGGTTTTTGTTGAGGCGATGAAAGAGCTGCCAGCGGTGCTTCTGCTCAGACCTTTTAATTTTGAGACCTTAAGCACCTTTATTTATCAGCTCATTTCAGATGAACGTTTGGAGCAAGGGGCAATAGGTGCAATTTTTATTGTATTGTTTGGCTTAATACCGATCATTTGGCTTAACAAAAATAAGCATTAG